In one window of Plasmodium berghei ANKA genome assembly, chromosome: 14 DNA:
- a CDS encoding periodic tryptophan protein 1, putative: MEIKEGIENITIDRKKKKDKKNNKKNGKLSDMVSCIAFLSKDQKCYSKKKQIYSDEESSEESDVDDISYKRKKKKKKKKNMIDSIFHNEKKSKKIISEDLIISNTKKYIYEDELNIEKTDSIILNGKIYNDVGTLELHLFNYDQYIFNIYDDTIIDNYPLCMDIINSSYYKNTNLVAIGTLNKDIGLWDINLMDSLEPVCYLGNHDSNYENVYLNNKKNKKRRKIKVQEELPNIETKNEKEEAMVYDDATIGNKPSNSKKKKNNNNLKNELEGHTDSVTCINISKIIPNLLSSGSKDHTIKLWDLSNLKTLHTFDFHKKKINNLSFHEKDTNLLLSTSSDKTLKIYDIRKNKVGLDIELDSTPESTIWSKPNDYTIYLTDVHGYINKIDIRNAITTPNIFNNKKNIVKFKAFNTSCISLLNLSCNTNLSLAGSEDGIIKVFDFSKFDESEHPSLIYTRNIKKNLFFMKDNTDWPHVVFLGCDNLYDWDLKECEEISKHFKL, encoded by the exons ATGGAAATCAAAGAAggaatagaaaatataacgattgacagaaaaaaaaaaaaagataaaaaaaataataaaaaaaatggtaaaCTAAGTGATATGGTAAGTTGTATTGCCTTTTTATCAAAGGATCAAAAATGTtattccaaaaaaaaacaaatatacag TGATGAAGAAAGCAGCGAGGAGTCTGATGTAGATGACATttcatataaaagaaaaaaaaaaaaaaaaaaaaaaaaaaatatgatcgATTCAATATTTCacaatgaaaaaaaaagtaaaaaaataatatcagaagatttaattatatctaatactaaaaaatatatatatgaagaTGAACtgaatattgaaaaaacaGATTCTATTATActaaatggaaaaatatataatgatgtTGGAACATTGGAATTACACCTTTTTAATTATgatcaatatatatttaatatatatgatgatACTATAATAGATAATTATCCTTTATGTATGGATATTATAAATTCGtcttattataaaaatacaaatttagTTGCAATAGGTACgttaaataaagatatagGTTTATGggatattaatttaatggACTCTTTAGAACCAGTATGTTATTTGGGAAATCATGATAGTAATTATGAGaatgtttatttaaataataaaaaaaataaaaagaggcggaaaataaaagtacAAGAAGAATTACCAAATATCGagacaaaaaatgaaaaagaagagGCGATGGTTTATGATGATGCTACAATAGGAAATAAACCATCtaattctaaaaaaaaaaaaaataataataatttaaaaaatgaacttGAAGGGCATACAGATAGTGTAacatgtataaatatttcgAAAATTATCCCAAATTTGTTAAGTAGCGGTTCAAAGGATCATACTATAAAATTATGGGATTTGAGTAATCTTAAAACTTTGCATACATTTGattttcacaaaaaaaaaataaataatctTAGTTTTCATGAAAAAGACACGAATCTACTATTGTCTACTTCCTCTGataaaacattaaaaatttatgatattagaaaaaataaagtagGGTTAGATATCGAATTGGATAGCACCCCAGAATCAACAATATGGAGCAAGCCAAATGATTacacaatatatttaactgATGTTCatggatatataaataaaatagatatAAGAAATGCTATAACAACAccaaacatttttaataataaaaaaaatatcgtTAAATTTAAAGCATTTAACACATCCtgtatatcattattaaatCTGAGCTGTAATACAAACTTATCTTTGGCTGGTTCAGAAGATGGAATCATAAAGGTATTTGACTTTTCCAAATTTGACGAAAGTGAACATCCCTCCCTTATTTATACTCGAAACATCAAGAAG aATCTGTTTTTTATGAAAGATAATACAGATTGGCCACATGTCGTATTTCTAGGATGCgataatttatatgattgGGATTTGAAAGAATGTGAAGAAATAAGTAAACATTTTAAACtatga
- a CDS encoding ubiquitin-like modifier HUB1, putative, whose protein sequence is MIEIILNDRLGKKIRVKCNPDDTIGDLKKLVAAQTGTRADKIRIQKWYTIYKDHITLQDYEIKDGMSLELYYN, encoded by the exons atgatcGAAATAATACTTAATGATAGAttaggaaaaaaaattagagTAAAATGCAACCCTGATGATACAATCGgagatttaaaaaaacttgTAGCTGCTCAAACAG GAACGCGAGCCGATAAAATAAGAATTCAAAAATGGTACACCATTTATAAGGATCACATAACATTACAAGATTATGAAATTAAGGACGGAATGAGTTTGGAGTTATATTACAATTAA
- a CDS encoding calcyclin binding protein, putative produces MESEQLKQLNGDIEELKTILSKVVRENVKRKISRVIEDITVEIAKLKLDEFQKPNKINITNSEKNDNNISYSSVPSFAWNQEKNKVTVFLTIKNIQNISKENIISEFNERDFEIKIHNVDFKNYRFCIKKLHDKIIPNKCSIKIKKDLIQVYLIKQDNKQWDNLHFKESPMSKIRPPKLNDQTEPSAMLMDMMKQLYQEGDSDMKRTIAKAWCEANDKKNDFGSAF; encoded by the coding sequence atggaatcTGAACAATTAAAGCAATTGAACGGAGATAtagaagaattaaaaacaattttatctAAAGTAGTTCGGGAAAATgtaaaaaggaaaataagCCGAGTCATAGAAGATATAACAGTTGAAATAGCAAAATTAAAACTTGATGAATTTCAAAAAcctaataaaataaatattacaaattcagaaaaaaatgataataacaTATCATATAGCTCTGTTCCATCTTTTGCTTGGAatcaagaaaaaaataaagtaactgtatttttaacaattaaaaatatccaAAATATTAgcaaagaaaatataatatcagAATTTAACGAAAGAGATttcgaaataaaaatacataatgttgattttaaaaattatcgattttgtattaaaaaattacatgataaaataataccaaataaatgttctatcaaaattaaaaaggaTCTTATTCAggtatatttaattaaacaAGATAATAAACAATGGGATAATCTTCATTTTAAAGAATCGCCTATGTCAAAAATTAGACCCccaaaattaaatgatcAAACTGAGCCGTCTGCTATGCTTATGGATATGATGAAGCAATTATATCAAGAAGGAGACAGTGACATGAAACGAACAATAGCAAAAGCTTGGTGCGAAGccaatgataaaaaaaatgattttgGTTCTgctttttaa
- a CDS encoding pre-mRNA-splicing factor CWC22, putative → MRKKKKDIDDIHKRIAQKEKKTLSKNKNENGRRYSNDKESDKESDTKLDKKEKHKNSHSISSVESYNNNSSSDTNNSHKNQSQKSIKLKRKRNVGNKLSSSETSEIKNKSVKNQINENEKSSKTEEEEYQNNRHEKTSKGSNEKKKKKKKVSDSEENEDNNTHYKKKNKNDRNKLKRGRSNSSYMKRIQEKERKHFRNKKYNKPRDMKRTVSNSSNEFDKKKKKDKKYYQKRDKVKSKKRSSSISSSYKKNSDSVSDSSGYVHKMKIEKHIPQWERERYKHKFRRNSSSISELTKRREKNIKYKKRENERNRQSEEKKYDPFDEDINKDVEINENLIEYAKKKIANITTEDIGRTGGIYIPPFKLERLQNEITNEKGTVYQKNEWMKLKKKINNIVNKVNIDNIEEICYELFECNLIRGKGIFSHAILHAQLSSPAFTNVFTCLLCIVNSKFPNIGLLTIHRTILHFRRAYKRCDKIACFNSVKFIAHMINQRILNEIAGLQLCSLLLQNITNDSIQVCTYFLAEVGQLYMNICRSGLDIIFDRLKDIIQEGNINVKTQYDIEKLWNYRKDYFKDFPTIIEDLDIISDDDKIVHEIDLLDENINNQEELNIFREVSYEQYEKENQEWADISRELLDGNDNSRNKQKDKKGSDSDTISDNSKSEDYTNSSTDSEKKNTSDESSNVEEDENKEEIHDMTEQYLINLRKNIYLSIMSSLSFEECVHKLLKLTIKSGYEIEICNMLIDCCCMEKTFQKFYALQGERLCKLKIIYQENFEKCFENSYNTAHRLETAKLRNCSKFFAHLLYTDAISWKVFTLIKLTEEDTTSSTRIFIKILLQELTNNMGIKTFYFKINHPAISPFLSGLFPSNNSQNIRFSINFFTAIGLGALTSSMRKLLSTEGR, encoded by the coding sequence atgagaaagaaaaaaaaagatattgATGATATTCACAAACGAATAGCtcaaaaggaaaaaaaaactttgagcaaaaataaaaacgaaAACGGTAGAAGATATTCAAATGACAAAGAAAGTGACAAAGAAAGTGATACTAAGCTAGACAAAAAGGAAAAACACAAAAACAGCCACAGCATAAGTTCTGTCGAAAGTTATAACAACAATAGCAGTAGCGACACAAATAATAGTCATAAAAATCAATCTCAAAAATCgatcaaattaaaaagaaaaaggaatgtaggaaataaattatcaaGCTCTGAAACaagtgaaataaaaaataaatctgTAAAGAATCagataaatgaaaatgaaaaaagttCCAAAACTGAAGAAGAGgaatatcaaaataatagacATGAGAAAACAAGTAAAGGctcaaatgaaaaaaaaaaaaaaaaaaaaaaagtaagtGATTctgaagaaaatgaagataataatacacattataaaaaaaaaaataaaaatgaccgaaataaattaaagaGAGGACGAAGTAATAGTAGCTACATGAAAAGAATCcaagaaaaagaaagaaagcattttcgaaataaaaaatataataaaccAAGGGATATGAAAAGAACTGTATCAAACAGTTCAAAtgaatttgataaaaaaaaaaaaaaagacaaaaagtattatcaaaaaagaGATAAAgtaaaaagtaaaaaaagatCGTCATCTATTTCATCatcttataaaaaaaattcagaTTCAGTGAGTGATTCGAGTGGTTATGTccacaaaatgaaaatagaaAAGCACATTCCTCAATGGGAACGGGAAAgatataaacataaatttaGACGAAATAGTAGTAGTATTAGTGAACTAACTAAGCGTcgagaaaaaaatataaagtataaaaaacgagaaaatgaaagaaataGACAAagtgaagaaaaaaaatatgatccATTTGAtgaagatataaataaagatgtcgaaattaatgaaaatttaattgaatatgcaaaaaaaaaaatagcaaaTATTACTACAGAAGATATAGGAAGAACAGGAGGGATATATATTCCACCTTTTAAATTAGAAAGATtacaaaatgaaataacaaatgaaaaaggtaccgtatatcaaaaaaatgaatggatgaaattaaaaaaaaaaataaataatatagttaataaagtaaatatagataatatTGAAGAAATATGTTATGAGTTATTTGAATGTAATTTGATAAGAGGAAAAGGAATATTTAGTCACGCCATATTACATGCACAGTTAAGCTCTCCAGCATTTACAAATGTTTTTACATGTCTTTTATGTATTGTTAATTCAAAATTTCCAAACATTGGCTTATTAACAATACATAGAACTATATTACATTTTAGAAGAGCTTACAAAAGATGTGATAAAATTGCATGTTTTAATAGTGTTAAATTCATAGCACATATGATAAATCAAAGAATACTTAATGAGATAGCAGGATTACAATTAtgttcattattattacaaaatataacaaatgaTTCCATTCAAGtatgtacatattttttagctGAAGTAGGTCAACtgtatatgaatatatgtAGAAGTGGATtagatattatttttgatagATTAAAAGATATTATACAAGaaggaaatataaatgttaaAACGCAATATgatattgaaaaattatgGAATTATAGAAAAGACTATTTTAAAGATTTTCCTACAATTATAGAAGATTTAGATATAATTAGTGACGATGACAAAATAGTTCATGAAATAGATTTATtagatgaaaatattaataaccaagaagaattaaatatttttagagAAGTTTCATATGAGcaatatgaaaaagaaaatcaGGAATGGGCTGACATTTCACGGGAACTATTAGATGGAAATGATAATTCAagaaataaacaaaaagacaaaaaagGAAGTGATAGTGATACAATTAGTGACAATAGCAAAAGTGAAGATTATACTAATAGTAGCACAGattctgaaaaaaaaaacacaagTGATGAATCAAGTAATGTAGAAGAggatgaaaataaagaagaaataCATGATATGACAGaacaatatttaattaatttaagaaaaaatatatatttatcaattATGTCATCTTTAAGTTTTGAAGAATGTGTACATAAActattaaaattaacaatTAAAAGTGGATATGAAATAGAAATTTGTAATATGCTTATAGATTGTTGTTGCATGGAAAAAActtttcaaaaattttatgCATTACAAGGTGAAAGATTatgtaaattaaaaattatttatcaagaaaattttgaaaaatgttttgaaaattcatataatacAGCTCATAGATTAGAAACAGCTAAATTAAGAAATTGCTCAAAATTTTTTGCACATCTTTTATATACAGATGCTATTTCATGGAAAGTATTTACTTTAATCAAATTAACTGAAGAAGATACTACATCTTCTACaagaatttttattaaaatattattacaagaattaacaaataatatgggaattaaaacattttattttaaaattaaccACCCTGCAATATCCCCATTTTTATCTGGTTTATTTCCATCAAATAATTCTCAAAATATCCGATTTAGTATCAACTTTTTTACAGCCATTGGGTTGGGTGCATTAACTAGTTCAATGAGGAAATTGCTTTCGACCGAGGGGCgttaa